Proteins from one Microbacterium faecale genomic window:
- the glf gene encoding UDP-galactopyranose mutase: MDTDLLVVGSGFFGLTIAERAANAGRRVTVIERRHHIGGNAYSEAEPETGIEVHRYGAHLFHTSNETVWEYVNRFTTFTNYVHKVYSNHKGVVYPLPVNLGTINQFFQAAYSPDEARALVKDQAGEFDVASAQNFEEKGIALVGRPLFEAFFRDYTAKQWQTDPTKLSGDIVSRLPVRYTYDNRYFNDTHEGLPTDGYTAWLERMADHPNIDVRLDTDFFDTAQPFNKKDVVGQLPVIYTGPVDRYFDYSEGALSWRTLDFEEEVLEVGDFQGTSVMNYPDADIPYTRIHEFRHFHPERADRYPNDKTVIMREFSRFASRDDEPYYPVNTSEDRTGLLAYRELQKNEKDVHFGGRLGTYQYLDMHMAIGSALSMWNNKLV; the protein is encoded by the coding sequence ATGGACACCGATCTTCTTGTCGTCGGCTCGGGATTCTTCGGCCTCACGATCGCCGAACGAGCCGCGAACGCGGGCCGCCGAGTCACCGTCATCGAACGCCGTCACCACATCGGCGGCAATGCTTACAGCGAGGCCGAGCCGGAGACGGGGATCGAGGTGCACCGCTACGGCGCGCACCTGTTCCACACGTCGAACGAGACGGTGTGGGAATACGTCAACCGTTTCACGACGTTCACGAACTACGTGCACAAGGTGTACTCGAACCACAAGGGCGTCGTGTACCCGCTGCCGGTGAACCTCGGCACGATCAACCAGTTCTTCCAGGCTGCCTATTCGCCCGATGAGGCACGCGCGCTCGTGAAGGACCAGGCCGGCGAATTCGACGTCGCCAGCGCGCAGAACTTCGAAGAGAAGGGCATCGCTCTCGTCGGCCGGCCGCTCTTCGAGGCGTTCTTCCGCGACTACACGGCGAAGCAGTGGCAGACCGACCCGACGAAGCTCTCGGGCGACATCGTCAGCCGTCTCCCCGTCCGCTACACCTACGACAACCGCTACTTCAACGACACGCACGAGGGTCTTCCGACGGACGGCTATACGGCCTGGCTCGAGCGGATGGCCGATCACCCGAACATCGACGTGCGCCTCGACACCGACTTCTTCGACACGGCTCAGCCGTTCAACAAGAAGGACGTCGTCGGTCAGCTCCCCGTCATCTACACGGGCCCTGTCGACCGCTACTTCGACTACTCCGAGGGCGCACTCAGCTGGCGCACGCTCGACTTCGAAGAAGAGGTCCTCGAGGTCGGCGACTTCCAGGGCACGAGCGTCATGAACTACCCGGACGCCGACATCCCGTACACGCGGATCCACGAGTTCCGGCACTTCCACCCGGAGCGGGCCGACCGCTACCCGAACGACAAGACGGTGATCATGCGGGAGTTCTCCCGCTTTGCCTCGCGCGACGACGAACCGTACTACCCGGTGAACACGTCGGAGGACCGCACCGGGCTCCTCGCCTATCGCGAACTGCAGAAGAACGAAAAGGACGTGCACTTCGGCGGCCGGCTCGGCACCTACCAGTACCTCGACATGCACATGGCGATCGGGTCCGCGCTGTCGATGTGGAACAACAAGCTCGTCTGA
- a CDS encoding ABC transporter permease, with amino-acid sequence MTETVGAPGTPRRYLHSLWLLSSRDLRVRYATSWLGYLWSVLDPLVMSAIYWFVFTQIFHRDVGADPYIVFLIAGLLPWVWFNAAVTDFTRAFNKDAKLVRSTSIPRSIWVGRIVLSKGTEFMFSLPVLAMFAIFVGGTSFGWGILWFPVAVILQAILLVGLGLIIGPLCVLYSDLERTTRLILRALFYATPIIYSVPDLPNGFGFLGVLNPLAGIFTMFRAAFFPQLWDTTSVVVSIVWCVVLLGVGLVIFRALERPLLKEL; translated from the coding sequence GTGACCGAAACCGTCGGCGCTCCCGGGACGCCCCGGCGCTACCTGCACTCTCTCTGGCTGCTGTCGTCGCGCGACCTGCGGGTGCGCTATGCGACGAGCTGGCTCGGATACCTGTGGAGCGTGCTCGATCCGCTCGTGATGAGCGCGATCTACTGGTTCGTGTTCACGCAGATCTTCCACCGCGATGTCGGCGCCGATCCGTACATCGTGTTCCTCATCGCGGGCCTGCTGCCGTGGGTGTGGTTCAACGCCGCGGTGACCGACTTCACTCGGGCCTTCAACAAGGATGCGAAGCTCGTGCGATCGACGTCGATCCCGCGCTCCATCTGGGTCGGCCGCATCGTGCTGTCGAAGGGCACCGAGTTCATGTTCTCGCTGCCCGTGCTCGCGATGTTCGCGATCTTCGTAGGCGGCACGTCGTTCGGGTGGGGAATCCTGTGGTTCCCGGTCGCTGTCATCCTGCAGGCGATCCTGCTCGTCGGGCTCGGACTGATCATCGGGCCGCTGTGTGTGCTGTACAGCGACCTCGAGCGGACGACGCGCCTCATCCTGCGCGCACTGTTCTACGCCACGCCGATCATCTACTCCGTCCCCGACCTGCCGAATGGCTTCGGGTTCCTCGGCGTCCTTAACCCGCTCGCGGGCATCTTCACGATGTTCCGTGCCGCCTTCTTCCCGCAGCTGTGGGACACGACCTCGGTCGTGGTGAGCATCGTCTGGTGCGTCGTGCTGCTGGGCGTCGGCCTCGTGATCTTCCGGGCGCTCGAGCGCCCGCTGTTGAAGGAGCTGTGA
- a CDS encoding ABC transporter ATP-binding protein has translation MAGENAISVTGLGVRFRRNRRGRRSIKAIFSSARRRTPKGEFWALRDVSFTVRPGESIGVVGRNGQGKSTLLKLVAGVLLPDEGTVEVSGGVAPLIEITGGFVGDLTVRENVRLTAGLHGMSRRQVTDRYDEIIEFAELEDFQDTPYRHLSNGMKVRLAFSVVSQLDHPILLVDEVLAVGDKAFREKCYARIDELLAGGRTLFFVSHREADLKRFCTRGLYIRDHRLALDAPISEVLEEYNGDNERS, from the coding sequence ATGGCGGGGGAGAACGCGATCTCGGTGACAGGGCTCGGCGTGCGCTTCCGCCGCAACCGGCGCGGACGCCGGTCGATCAAGGCGATCTTCTCGAGCGCGCGACGGCGCACGCCCAAGGGCGAGTTCTGGGCGCTGCGCGATGTGTCGTTCACCGTCCGTCCCGGCGAGTCGATCGGCGTCGTCGGCCGCAACGGACAGGGCAAGTCCACGCTGCTGAAGCTCGTCGCCGGGGTGCTGCTCCCGGACGAAGGCACGGTCGAGGTCTCCGGCGGCGTCGCTCCGCTGATCGAGATCACGGGCGGATTCGTCGGAGACCTGACGGTGCGCGAGAACGTGCGCCTCACGGCGGGCCTGCACGGCATGAGCCGGCGTCAGGTCACGGATCGCTACGACGAGATCATCGAGTTCGCCGAACTCGAGGACTTCCAGGACACTCCGTACCGCCATCTGTCGAACGGAATGAAGGTGCGCCTCGCGTTCTCGGTCGTCTCGCAGCTCGACCACCCGATCCTGCTTGTCGACGAGGTGCTCGCCGTCGGCGACAAGGCGTTCCGCGAGAAGTGCTACGCGCGCATCGATGAGCTGCTCGCCGGCGGCCGCACGCTGTTCTTCGTGAGCCACCGAGAGGCCGACCTGAAGCGGTTCTGCACGCGCGGGCTCTACATCCGTGATCACCGGCTTGCCCTGGATGCTCCGATCAGCGAGGTGCTGGAAGAATACAACGGTGACAACGAACGTTCGTGA
- a CDS encoding acyltransferase family protein, with the protein MTTNVRERTMTPAPARPTRIGEIDGLRGIALTLVVIFHLFGHGRVSGGVDVFLTVSGFLLVLSLGRALQTERPLGIVARWGRTFARLAPPATLVLLAVTALSYTVLSPWTREQNLIEVISTALYVENWQLISSQLAYGAAGPETSPLQHFWSLSVQAQFFFLFPLVVGILTLIIRGRRARVVAFWTLLVVATLASFIYAWRANLADPLAAYFDTGARFWELGIGGLLAGLVLAGWSIPAALKVVAGWVGLAMVISSGFIFDGGLSYPGPAALLPVGGAILVVLSTAGGKGSASPLLTSRPLVTLDRLSYGLYLWHWPILIVFLTIKQRDAIGWRGASVVLAVSVAVTLLTRFLLNAPTAWATSGGGRRPLVFFLVAVIVAVTPAGVLYASSSSASSSVVAVDECAGAASLDPTRPECADAGEGEDPVPALDALRGDDANRAECWSRVDTRDVAICALGEEENYEQRILAVGDSHNNVWIDVYEQIAEARGWRIDAAGRAGCQWVSPDAPVYGQNAEGQEGCAEWRTAISERAASGEYDAILTTASSKSRFTSEDPGVSDEEFHTEMILEAWQARPSSDTPILFLRDNPIFPEESLDCIANRSAREAGDCSRPRADALLHTGYDDAVARTENAHTIDLSDLQCGLDRCDMVVGGVVVTRDGAHLTSTYAGTLAPYLDRELARILD; encoded by the coding sequence GTGACAACGAACGTTCGTGAACGGACGATGACGCCCGCGCCGGCGCGACCCACGCGCATCGGCGAAATCGACGGACTTCGCGGCATCGCGCTCACGCTCGTCGTCATCTTCCACCTGTTCGGGCACGGTCGCGTGTCCGGAGGCGTCGACGTCTTCCTCACCGTCTCGGGCTTCCTGCTCGTCCTCTCGCTCGGGCGCGCTTTGCAGACCGAACGGCCGCTCGGCATCGTTGCGCGGTGGGGGCGCACCTTCGCCCGGCTCGCTCCGCCCGCGACACTCGTCCTGCTGGCGGTCACGGCGCTGTCCTACACGGTGCTGTCGCCGTGGACGCGAGAGCAGAACCTCATCGAGGTCATCTCGACGGCTCTCTACGTCGAGAACTGGCAGCTGATTTCCTCCCAACTCGCCTACGGCGCGGCCGGGCCGGAAACGAGCCCGCTGCAGCACTTCTGGTCGCTGTCCGTGCAGGCGCAGTTCTTCTTCCTCTTCCCGCTCGTGGTCGGCATCCTCACGCTCATCATCCGCGGTCGGCGTGCCCGCGTCGTCGCCTTCTGGACCCTCCTCGTGGTCGCCACGCTGGCCTCGTTCATTTACGCGTGGCGCGCGAACCTCGCGGATCCGCTGGCCGCGTACTTCGACACGGGCGCCCGCTTCTGGGAGCTGGGCATCGGCGGTCTCCTCGCCGGGCTGGTGCTGGCCGGTTGGTCGATCCCGGCCGCGCTCAAGGTCGTCGCGGGGTGGGTGGGCCTGGCGATGGTCATCAGCAGCGGCTTCATCTTCGACGGCGGCCTGAGCTATCCGGGACCGGCGGCGCTCCTTCCCGTCGGCGGCGCCATCCTCGTCGTGCTCTCGACCGCGGGCGGAAAAGGGTCGGCGTCGCCGCTCCTCACGAGCCGCCCGCTCGTCACCCTTGACCGGCTGTCATACGGGCTGTATCTGTGGCACTGGCCGATCCTCATCGTCTTCCTCACGATCAAACAGCGCGACGCGATCGGATGGCGCGGTGCGAGTGTCGTGCTCGCCGTATCGGTCGCGGTGACGTTGCTCACGCGCTTCCTGCTCAATGCTCCGACCGCATGGGCGACGTCGGGAGGTGGGCGGCGCCCGCTGGTGTTCTTCCTGGTCGCCGTGATCGTGGCCGTGACGCCGGCCGGCGTCCTCTATGCCTCCAGCTCATCGGCCTCGTCCAGCGTGGTCGCCGTGGACGAGTGCGCGGGCGCCGCGTCGCTCGATCCGACGCGGCCCGAGTGCGCCGATGCGGGGGAGGGCGAGGATCCGGTGCCGGCGCTCGACGCGCTGCGCGGAGACGATGCCAACCGAGCCGAGTGCTGGTCGCGAGTCGACACGCGCGACGTCGCCATCTGCGCGCTCGGCGAGGAAGAGAACTACGAACAGCGGATCCTCGCCGTCGGCGACTCGCACAACAATGTCTGGATCGACGTCTACGAGCAGATCGCCGAGGCGCGTGGCTGGCGCATCGACGCGGCGGGACGCGCGGGGTGCCAGTGGGTTTCACCGGACGCTCCGGTATACGGCCAGAACGCGGAAGGGCAGGAGGGATGCGCTGAATGGCGCACGGCGATCAGCGAACGGGCGGCGTCCGGCGAGTACGACGCGATCCTCACGACCGCGTCGTCGAAGTCGCGCTTCACGTCCGAGGACCCGGGAGTCTCCGACGAGGAGTTCCACACGGAGATGATCCTTGAGGCGTGGCAGGCCCGGCCGTCGTCAGATACGCCGATCCTCTTCCTCCGCGACAACCCGATCTTCCCCGAGGAGTCGCTCGACTGCATCGCGAACCGGTCGGCGCGAGAGGCGGGCGACTGCTCGCGGCCGCGCGCCGACGCGCTTCTCCACACGGGGTACGACGACGCCGTCGCGCGCACCGAGAACGCGCACACGATCGACTTGAGCGACCTGCAATGCGGTCTCGACCGCTGCGACATGGTCGTCGGCGGCGTCGTCGTCACGCGGGACGGAGCGCATCTCACGTCGACGTATGCGGGAACGCTCGCGCCCTACCTCGATCGAGAGCTTGCGCGGATCCTCGACTGA